The following coding sequences lie in one Euhalothece natronophila Z-M001 genomic window:
- the trpC gene encoding indole-3-glycerol phosphate synthase TrpC codes for MRIRRRPQNPEVNVNTVSYQVALPNDKPDNILEEIVWQKEKEVDRSREKIPFLQLRKQVQDNAPPVKNFLKALQKGERNPALIAEIKKASPSKGVIREDFDPITLAKTYEEAGASCLSVLTDATFFQGSFENLGLVREATNLPLLCKEFIIYAYQIYQARLMGADAILLIAAILNDQDLNYFVKIVNSVGMTPLVEVHTLEELDRALSLDGVKLIGINNRNLENFTVDIQTTVELIQQRQEQLKAKNITLVSESGLHTLEDLEIVKNAGANAVLIGESLLVKPDPKSAIAALYNS; via the coding sequence ATGAGAATTAGAAGACGACCTCAAAATCCAGAAGTTAATGTCAATACAGTTAGCTATCAAGTAGCACTCCCGAATGATAAACCAGACAATATATTAGAAGAAATTGTTTGGCAAAAAGAAAAAGAGGTAGATCGATCGCGAGAAAAGATTCCTTTTTTACAGTTAAGAAAACAAGTTCAAGATAATGCCCCACCTGTTAAAAACTTCCTAAAAGCATTACAAAAAGGAGAACGAAATCCTGCTTTAATTGCGGAGATTAAAAAAGCCTCTCCGAGTAAAGGGGTGATTCGAGAAGATTTTGACCCGATAACGTTAGCTAAAACCTACGAAGAAGCAGGAGCAAGCTGTTTATCCGTTTTAACAGATGCTACCTTTTTTCAGGGAAGTTTTGAAAATTTAGGATTAGTAAGAGAAGCCACGAATTTACCTCTTTTATGCAAAGAGTTTATTATTTATGCTTATCAAATTTATCAGGCACGATTAATGGGTGCAGATGCAATTTTATTGATTGCTGCAATCTTAAATGATCAAGACTTAAACTATTTTGTCAAAATTGTTAATAGTGTGGGAATGACTCCTTTAGTAGAGGTGCACACTTTAGAAGAACTCGATCGCGCCCTCTCTCTGGACGGAGTTAAGCTAATTGGGATTAACAACCGTAATTTAGAAAACTTTACTGTTGATATTCAAACCACTGTAGAGTTAATTCAACAACGGCAGGAACAATTAAAAGCAAAAAATATTACCTTGGTTAGTGAGTCGGGATTGCATACCCTTGAGGATTTAGAGATAGTAAAAAATGCTGGAGCTAATGCCGTCTTAATCGGAGAGTCATTATTAGTCAAGCCTGATCCCAAAAGCGCGATCGCTGCCTTATATAATAGTTAG
- a CDS encoding chemotaxis protein CheW has protein sequence MVDPIDVNNEEPKEGLTLNGEDDLSSQIQSYEPPEGELHLRLFLPSKRELAIPATGIREVISQSPNLITPIPNASVLLLGTMNLRGQVIWVADLGQFLGERNVLTTERSEIPLIAIEDQERIIGLAVEKITGMEWLDTENLEMPSNLSDEMAPFIRGEWELENSSLLLLDPSAILRSARWIA, from the coding sequence ATGGTTGATCCAATAGACGTTAATAACGAAGAGCCCAAGGAAGGACTTACGCTAAATGGCGAAGATGATCTTAGTTCACAAATTCAGTCTTATGAGCCACCAGAAGGAGAACTACACTTACGACTATTTTTGCCTTCCAAACGCGAACTAGCCATTCCTGCAACAGGGATTCGAGAAGTGATCTCTCAGTCTCCTAACTTAATTACTCCTATTCCCAATGCCTCAGTACTGTTGTTGGGCACCATGAATCTTCGGGGTCAAGTCATTTGGGTAGCGGACTTAGGTCAATTTTTGGGAGAGCGCAACGTTTTAACGACAGAACGCTCTGAAATCCCTCTGATTGCCATTGAAGATCAAGAAAGAATCATTGGTTTAGCAGTAGAAAAAATTACTGGGATGGAATGGTTAGATACTGAAAATTTAGAAATGCCTAGTAATTTATCAGATGAAATGGCTCCCTTTATTCGCGGAGAATGGGAGTTAGAAAACTCATCTTTACTTTTGTTAGATCCTTCAGCAATTCTACGCTCGGCAAGATGGATTGCTTAG
- a CDS encoding response regulator transcription factor encodes MTTVLVVEDSATQRQMISDLLKESGLNASVVSVADGVEALEQIKNKCPDIVVLDIVMPRMNGYEVCREIKTDPKTENLPVIMCSSKGEEFDKYWGMKQGADAYIAKPFEPSELIGTIKQLLRG; translated from the coding sequence ATGACTACAGTTTTAGTTGTTGAGGATAGCGCCACGCAAAGACAAATGATTTCTGATCTTCTTAAGGAGAGTGGCTTAAATGCTTCTGTGGTGAGTGTCGCTGACGGTGTAGAAGCATTAGAGCAAATCAAAAATAAATGCCCAGATATTGTGGTATTAGATATTGTCATGCCTCGGATGAACGGCTACGAAGTCTGTCGAGAAATCAAGACTGATCCTAAAACAGAAAATTTACCAGTTATTATGTGTTCCTCTAAAGGAGAGGAATTTGATAAATACTGGGGAATGAAGCAAGGAGCAGATGCTTATATTGCTAAGCCGTTTGAACCCAGTGAACTCATTGGTACCATTAAACAATTACTGAGGGGATAA
- a CDS encoding methyl-accepting chemotaxis protein, with translation MASGIQNQNAYKQAEAAYFRGNYEQAAEILESLEESSQTNPDVLLLKGHISCYFGNFDRAQEQYNLVLENAESEEYIQCAYSGLETVQQWRERGQENENDITGDIDPTGILNSDDDEATAIWSEDENDEAPVTHAVSSEPENPFAESENATEAGETEINPFEELSEDEITAISALEDEEESDEGEITNLEPSDASFSNQFDDLEEGEITGGELEQLDKNEPLLYQSDQGEEEAQESEISFEEEDFDFSQFTSEEFLEEENEEQDELSEDTFGNHQNQETAAKTKTLANNDYWSKEQESGEVEEKPESGSISSSQSEVDHVDSQGSSFSPETEQQNTENEQPLFASSGDQSGLFASTTSRDTGTNIFFSDDEQVEEPVVEQDQGVLSLLENAPFAKKQKFLAVAAGIASAIVVGLGSFTVSNVGENREGWLGNLGRSTVVGLVGGVTSGAVTYFIGGVVFKQMKRSTGDLQAQIYAVQQGNLEAKATVYSQDELGKLATGFNQMTRVVSTTTKEAQQKAQEQEQAKEDLQRQVIRLLDDVEGAARGDLTVQAEVSADVLGAVADAFNLTIRNLRTIVQQVKEAAQQVNQGAAESESFAQGLSEDALRQAEELAVSLNSAQMMTDSIQRVADNAKEAEAVARSASETALKGGEAVDSTVAGILQIRETVAQSTRKVKRLAESSQEISKIVSVISQIATRTNNLALNASIEAARAGEAGRGFAVIADEVRQLADRSTKSLREIEKIVLQIQSETSSVMIAMEEGTQQVIEGTQRAEQAKNALEEIIQVSNRIDSLVQSITADTVEQSETAQSVAQVMQSVEMTAQGTSQESQQVSSALQNLVSLAGDLLASVERFRVNPEDNQTDQ, from the coding sequence ATGGCATCGGGAATTCAAAATCAAAACGCTTATAAACAAGCAGAAGCAGCTTATTTTCGTGGCAACTACGAACAGGCGGCGGAGATTCTAGAAAGTTTGGAAGAAAGCTCTCAAACCAACCCAGACGTTTTATTATTAAAAGGTCATATTTCTTGTTATTTTGGAAATTTTGATCGCGCTCAAGAACAATATAATCTTGTTTTGGAAAATGCTGAGAGTGAAGAGTATATCCAGTGTGCTTATTCTGGATTAGAGACAGTTCAACAATGGCGAGAGAGAGGACAGGAAAATGAAAACGATATCACAGGAGATATAGATCCAACAGGGATTCTTAATTCTGATGATGATGAAGCAACTGCAATTTGGTCAGAAGATGAAAATGACGAAGCCCCCGTGACTCATGCGGTAAGTAGTGAGCCAGAAAATCCTTTTGCCGAATCGGAAAATGCTACGGAAGCAGGAGAAACGGAAATTAATCCCTTTGAAGAGCTTTCAGAAGATGAAATTACTGCAATTTCTGCTTTAGAAGATGAGGAAGAGAGTGATGAGGGAGAAATTACTAACCTAGAACCCAGTGATGCTTCCTTTTCTAATCAATTTGACGACCTAGAAGAAGGAGAAATAACTGGAGGAGAATTAGAACAGTTAGATAAAAACGAGCCTCTATTATACCAGTCTGATCAAGGTGAGGAGGAAGCTCAAGAGAGTGAAATCAGTTTTGAGGAGGAAGATTTTGATTTTAGCCAGTTTACTAGTGAAGAGTTTTTAGAGGAAGAAAATGAAGAACAGGATGAATTAAGTGAGGATACTTTTGGGAATCACCAAAATCAAGAAACTGCAGCGAAAACAAAAACTCTAGCCAATAATGATTATTGGTCAAAAGAGCAAGAATCTGGTGAAGTAGAGGAAAAACCAGAGTCAGGGTCAATATCGTCATCTCAGTCAGAGGTTGATCATGTTGATTCCCAAGGTTCTTCCTTCTCTCCTGAAACTGAGCAGCAAAATACTGAGAATGAACAGCCCTTGTTTGCTAGTTCTGGTGACCAGTCAGGGTTATTTGCTTCTACGACTTCTCGCGATACTGGAACTAATATTTTTTTCAGCGATGACGAGCAAGTTGAAGAACCGGTTGTTGAACAGGATCAGGGAGTTCTCAGCTTGTTAGAAAATGCGCCTTTTGCGAAAAAGCAAAAATTCTTGGCTGTAGCAGCGGGAATTGCTTCAGCAATTGTAGTAGGATTGGGAAGTTTTACTGTTTCTAATGTTGGCGAAAATCGAGAAGGATGGCTCGGAAACTTAGGACGCTCTACTGTCGTGGGATTAGTTGGGGGAGTTACTAGTGGAGCTGTTACTTATTTTATTGGTGGCGTTGTCTTTAAACAAATGAAACGTTCCACTGGTGATTTACAAGCGCAAATCTATGCGGTGCAGCAAGGTAATTTAGAGGCGAAAGCAACGGTTTATTCTCAAGATGAACTCGGGAAACTAGCAACAGGGTTTAATCAGATGACGCGAGTTGTTTCCACCACTACTAAAGAAGCACAACAAAAAGCACAAGAGCAAGAGCAGGCGAAGGAAGATTTACAACGGCAGGTTATTCGTCTCTTAGATGATGTAGAAGGTGCGGCGAGAGGAGATTTAACGGTGCAAGCAGAGGTTAGTGCTGATGTTCTCGGAGCTGTTGCTGATGCCTTTAACTTAACAATTCGCAATCTGCGTACCATTGTGCAACAGGTAAAAGAAGCTGCTCAACAGGTGAACCAAGGAGCTGCCGAAAGTGAATCTTTTGCTCAAGGTTTATCGGAAGATGCGCTACGACAAGCTGAAGAATTAGCGGTGAGCTTAAATTCCGCGCAAATGATGACTGATTCCATTCAACGGGTTGCTGATAACGCTAAAGAGGCAGAAGCAGTGGCGCGATCGGCTTCTGAAACTGCTCTCAAGGGTGGCGAAGCTGTGGATAGTACGGTGGCTGGGATTTTACAAATTCGAGAAACTGTAGCCCAAAGTACCCGCAAGGTAAAACGCCTGGCAGAATCTTCCCAAGAAATTTCTAAAATTGTGTCGGTAATTTCGCAAATTGCCACTCGTACCAATAACTTAGCATTGAATGCCTCGATTGAGGCGGCTCGTGCTGGAGAAGCTGGACGAGGATTTGCGGTGATTGCTGATGAAGTACGACAACTAGCAGACCGTTCGACTAAGTCCTTACGGGAAATTGAAAAAATTGTTTTGCAAATTCAGAGTGAAACTAGCTCAGTGATGATTGCTATGGAAGAGGGAACCCAACAGGTAATTGAGGGGACTCAACGGGCAGAACAAGCCAAAAATGCTCTCGAGGAGATTATTCAAGTGTCAAACCGCATTGACTCCCTCGTTCAATCTATTACTGCTGATACAGTTGAGCAATCAGAAACAGCTCAATCAGTGGCGCAGGTGATGCAATCTGTTGAAATGACTGCCCAAGGAACCTCTCAAGAGTCACAACAGGTTTCTAGCGCTCTCCAAAATTTAGTGAGTTTAGCTGGGGATCTCTTAGCGTCGGTAGAGCGTTTTCGAGTTAATCCTGAAGACAATCAAACGGATCAGTAA
- a CDS encoding DUF5340 domain-containing protein, whose amino-acid sequence MEPLPLPSHIHYELLLQLLEKQTLSNTYHNSTLQQQTRELIVTLRKALAQQKQIESMCDQSNCPIDYRWSLNPNPKTVSSDQMSVFDN is encoded by the coding sequence ATGGAACCTTTACCTCTTCCTTCTCACATTCATTACGAATTATTGTTACAACTCTTAGAAAAACAAACTCTCTCCAATACTTACCACAACTCAACACTGCAACAACAAACCCGAGAACTGATTGTTACTTTACGCAAAGCCCTCGCCCAACAAAAGCAAATTGAATCCATGTGCGACCAGAGTAATTGTCCCATTGACTACCGATGGTCATTAAATCCCAACCCCAAAACCGTGAGTTCTGATCAGATGTCAGTTTTTGATAATTAA
- a CDS encoding response regulator gives MYGSFRDIDIQTLLEFIEQTQHSGELLIEFPAQEVSNPHFWLLYFHYGQITYAVSYNSLPLQRLQDYLRRYHLDSSLDELITSNQWFEIYPKQDNLFTPRQIPEYNALWQLLENNVVSPSEIKRLLRNIIQETVFDILSLRDGNFLLKKNCHFQPRITKIKITPLILKITQQQQQWKQLFPYIISPEQCPILTNPGELKNTINPSAYKTLTVACQGDLSLRRIARYLNKDLVTISQALYPYIQRGWLHLTSSPTVAKEETTTNAYSSTVICIGKPESINEQITLTLKQEGYTPILLNNPAEAVSRIIEEQPSLILLSLDMSNRLADQLASIIRRIPQLSQPLIIVLASFNSDPLQLAKLELLGQIEFLVSPFEPSDLSQILKAHQSVSTRNGRALLA, from the coding sequence ATGTACGGCAGTTTCAGGGATATTGACATTCAAACCTTATTAGAGTTTATTGAACAAACTCAACACAGCGGAGAGCTTCTCATTGAATTTCCCGCCCAAGAAGTTTCTAACCCCCATTTTTGGTTATTGTACTTTCACTACGGACAAATTACTTATGCAGTTAGTTATAACTCTCTCCCTTTGCAACGCCTTCAAGACTATTTACGTCGCTATCACCTAGATTCTTCCCTCGATGAATTAATCACCAGTAACCAGTGGTTTGAGATTTATCCCAAGCAAGATAACCTATTCACTCCCAGACAAATTCCTGAGTATAATGCTTTGTGGCAACTTTTAGAAAACAATGTTGTAAGCCCTTCCGAAATTAAGCGGCTTTTAAGGAATATCATCCAAGAAACCGTATTTGATATTTTAAGCTTGAGGGACGGAAATTTTCTCTTAAAAAAGAATTGTCACTTTCAACCCCGAATTACTAAAATAAAAATTACGCCATTAATATTAAAAATAACTCAACAGCAACAACAGTGGAAACAACTCTTTCCTTATATTATCTCCCCTGAGCAATGTCCAATTCTTACTAATCCAGGCGAACTCAAAAACACGATTAATCCCTCCGCCTATAAAACCTTAACCGTTGCTTGTCAAGGTGACTTATCTCTAAGACGAATTGCTCGTTATCTTAACAAAGATCTAGTCACCATTAGTCAAGCCCTATACCCTTATATCCAACGGGGTTGGCTACACTTAACATCAAGTCCAACTGTTGCGAAAGAAGAAACTACTACTAACGCTTATTCCTCAACCGTTATCTGTATTGGTAAACCCGAGTCCATCAATGAGCAAATTACATTAACCTTGAAACAAGAAGGTTACACCCCTATCCTCTTGAACAATCCTGCAGAGGCTGTCAGTCGAATTATAGAAGAGCAACCGTCTCTCATTTTATTAAGTCTAGATATGTCAAACCGACTAGCCGATCAACTTGCCTCAATTATCCGTAGAATCCCTCAATTATCTCAACCCCTAATTATTGTTTTGGCATCTTTTAACTCTGATCCGTTACAGTTAGCAAAATTAGAGCTACTAGGACAAATTGAATTTTTGGTTTCTCCATTTGAGCCATCAGATTTATCTCAAATTTTAAAAGCTCATCAGTCTGTTTCAACTAGAAACGGGAGAGCCTTATTAGCTTGA